A DNA window from Luteolibacter luteus contains the following coding sequences:
- a CDS encoding ABC transporter ATP-binding protein: MTSPAVEIEYLRKRYGSFEALAGVSLHVPRGSVFGLLGPNGAGKSTLVKSLLTIVRPTECRGSMLGEAIGHRKTLGKTGYLPEHARFPEYLTGREVIAYSAGLAGIPAVEGKRRIPALLELVGMGGWADKKLGTYSKGMRQRIGLAQALVNEPEIVFLDEPTDGVDPEGRIEIRKMIEGMREEGRTVFLNSHLLQEVEQVADQVAILVRGRVIESGPVEQLTKRGRRYEIRTQGPVPLELREKLLSHGIGVAGDCLSLDADDAGAIQPVIDALRAAGATIREIKEARYSLEEIFLQAVQGQGKEAA; encoded by the coding sequence ATGACAAGTCCTGCGGTCGAAATCGAATATCTGCGCAAGCGCTACGGCAGCTTCGAGGCGCTGGCCGGTGTTTCGCTCCATGTCCCGCGCGGTTCCGTCTTTGGCCTGTTAGGCCCGAACGGCGCGGGCAAGAGCACGCTGGTGAAATCCCTGCTTACCATCGTGCGCCCTACCGAGTGCCGGGGCAGCATGCTGGGCGAGGCGATCGGGCACCGGAAGACGCTCGGGAAAACCGGCTACCTGCCCGAGCATGCCCGTTTCCCCGAATATCTCACCGGCCGCGAGGTGATCGCGTATTCCGCCGGGCTGGCCGGGATCCCTGCCGTCGAGGGAAAGCGGCGGATCCCCGCGCTGCTCGAACTGGTGGGCATGGGCGGCTGGGCGGACAAGAAGCTGGGCACTTATTCTAAAGGCATGCGCCAACGCATCGGGCTGGCGCAGGCGCTGGTGAATGAGCCGGAGATCGTTTTCCTCGATGAGCCGACGGATGGAGTGGACCCCGAGGGACGCATCGAGATCCGCAAGATGATCGAAGGGATGCGTGAAGAAGGCCGCACCGTTTTCTTGAACAGTCATCTGCTGCAGGAAGTGGAGCAAGTAGCCGATCAGGTAGCGATCCTGGTGCGGGGCCGCGTGATTGAGTCCGGTCCTGTCGAGCAGCTCACCAAGAGAGGCCGCCGCTACGAGATCCGCACTCAGGGACCCGTTCCGCTGGAGCTGCGTGAAAAACTCTTGAGCCATGGCATCGGCGTGGCCGGAGACTGCCTCTCGCTGGATGCGGATGATGCCGGAGCCATCCAACCGGTGATCGATGCGCTGCGAGCCGCAGGTGCCACCATCCGGGAGATCAAGGAAGCCCGCTATTCCCTTGAGGAGATCTTCCTGCAAGCAGTCCAAGGACAAGGAAAGGAGGCGGCATGA
- a CDS encoding glycerophosphodiester phosphodiesterase, which produces MRILFAVFASTTVATLSAADLPKLVAHRGASHAAPENTLSAFKLAWQEGADGIEGDFHLSSDGKVVCIHDFDTKRVAGEKLVIAQTSWEQLSKLDVGSWKDARYKGEPIPLLTDVLDVLPAGKKFFLEIKAGVEIVEPIRKILEEKKADPAQVTIISFNDDVIRECREKMPQFPAHWISDLKEINKEGKESYYLERFEATKGQGLQFQATSPVTAQWLAPLKEKHIPLTSWTVDDPEIARKMISYGVSNITTNRPGPLRAELSK; this is translated from the coding sequence ATGAGAATCCTGTTCGCTGTTTTCGCTTCCACCACTGTGGCCACCCTTTCCGCTGCTGATCTTCCGAAGCTTGTCGCCCACCGCGGCGCATCCCATGCCGCTCCGGAGAATACCCTCTCCGCCTTCAAGCTCGCCTGGCAGGAAGGCGCCGACGGCATCGAGGGCGACTTCCACCTGAGCTCCGATGGCAAGGTGGTCTGCATCCACGACTTCGATACCAAGCGCGTGGCCGGCGAGAAACTGGTGATCGCCCAGACTTCCTGGGAACAGCTTTCCAAGCTCGATGTCGGCTCCTGGAAGGATGCCCGCTACAAGGGTGAGCCGATCCCGCTGCTGACCGATGTCCTCGACGTCCTGCCTGCGGGCAAGAAGTTCTTCCTTGAGATCAAGGCCGGTGTCGAAATCGTCGAGCCGATCCGCAAGATCCTCGAAGAAAAGAAGGCCGATCCCGCACAGGTGACGATCATCTCCTTCAATGACGATGTGATCCGCGAGTGCCGCGAGAAGATGCCGCAGTTCCCGGCCCACTGGATTTCCGACCTCAAGGAGATCAACAAGGAGGGCAAGGAAAGCTACTACCTTGAGCGCTTCGAGGCGACCAAGGGCCAAGGTCTCCAATTCCAAGCCACCTCGCCGGTCACGGCCCAGTGGCTTGCCCCGCTCAAGGAGAAGCACATCCCGCTCACTTCCTGGACCGTCGATGACCCGGAGATCGCCCGCAAGATGATCAGCTACGGCGTGAGCAATATCACCACCAATCGCCCGGGACCTCTCCGCGCGGAACTCTCGAAGTAA
- a CDS encoding PAS domain-containing sensor histidine kinase — MMMPISRADGGILDWLPAMAGGRMAEVWKEHPQVMAGIVAAVLIQSALIFCLLIASQRRQRAERQLRVSEERYRMVLESQTEMVCRYRTDMVLTFVNEAYCRFFGRTREELIGTCFLELIPETLHNDVRETVRRIVEQRKPIVNSHPVIRADGGVGWMEWEDHPVLNERGELEELQGIGRDVSERERTQEALRQSEERFAGIFRGCPIAIAIIRQSDGRFVEVNPSWERFFEIDRARAIGASPVELGLVGSKDAEERFQSFLASGQPLNGFEQPVITPGGETRWASMSCELISLAGEPCFVVMSKDVTGHKELEDARQGVVQAMRLAMLGELTASIAHEINQPLGAILGNAETAEFLLAGENPPIEELRLILGDIRRDDLRASEVIKRVRSLVGRREFTMAPKFLNEILTDVMRLVAHDSMTRGVTLVTDFEMNLPPVSCDSTQVEQVMLNLILNAMDAVRGVAPASRRVQLRSARLPGGELEASVTDNGHGIAPEKLDRIFDSFFTTKTQGMGLGLALARSIAESHGGRLTAENNAAGGATFRLILPVHEGPVSPNKP; from the coding sequence ATGATGATGCCGATTTCCCGGGCCGACGGGGGCATCTTGGACTGGCTGCCGGCGATGGCGGGCGGAAGGATGGCGGAGGTCTGGAAGGAGCATCCGCAGGTGATGGCGGGCATCGTGGCCGCGGTGCTCATTCAGTCCGCATTGATTTTCTGCCTGCTGATTGCCTCGCAACGGCGCCAGCGGGCCGAAAGGCAGCTCCGCGTGAGTGAGGAGCGCTACCGCATGGTTTTGGAGAGCCAGACGGAGATGGTCTGCCGCTATCGGACGGACATGGTGCTGACCTTCGTCAACGAGGCCTACTGCCGGTTTTTTGGGAGGACGCGCGAAGAATTGATCGGAACCTGCTTCCTTGAGCTGATCCCGGAGACCCTTCACAACGATGTGAGGGAAACGGTTCGCCGGATTGTCGAACAGCGGAAGCCGATCGTGAATTCTCATCCGGTGATCCGGGCTGACGGCGGCGTGGGCTGGATGGAGTGGGAGGATCACCCGGTGCTCAACGAACGGGGAGAACTCGAGGAACTACAGGGCATCGGGCGTGATGTTTCGGAGCGGGAGAGAACCCAGGAAGCACTGCGGCAATCGGAGGAGCGCTTCGCAGGGATTTTCCGGGGTTGCCCGATCGCGATTGCGATCATCCGCCAATCGGACGGACGCTTCGTGGAAGTAAACCCGAGCTGGGAAAGGTTTTTCGAGATCGACCGCGCGCGGGCGATCGGAGCCAGCCCGGTCGAACTCGGGCTGGTGGGTAGCAAGGATGCGGAGGAGCGCTTCCAATCCTTCCTTGCCTCGGGCCAGCCCCTGAATGGCTTTGAACAGCCGGTGATCACGCCTGGCGGCGAAACGCGCTGGGCGAGCATGTCCTGCGAGCTGATCTCCCTGGCGGGCGAGCCTTGTTTCGTGGTGATGAGCAAGGACGTCACCGGACACAAGGAGCTGGAAGATGCCCGGCAAGGCGTGGTGCAGGCAATGCGGCTCGCGATGCTGGGAGAACTCACCGCCTCGATCGCCCATGAGATCAACCAGCCGCTTGGCGCGATCCTTGGAAATGCGGAGACCGCGGAATTCCTGCTCGCCGGAGAAAACCCTCCGATCGAGGAACTGCGCCTGATTCTGGGGGATATCCGACGGGACGACCTCCGGGCGAGCGAGGTGATCAAGCGCGTGCGGAGCTTGGTCGGGAGACGGGAATTCACCATGGCGCCGAAATTTCTGAACGAGATCCTGACCGATGTGATGCGCCTGGTGGCCCACGACTCGATGACGAGGGGTGTCACGCTTGTCACTGATTTCGAGATGAACTTGCCCCCGGTTTCCTGCGATTCCACCCAGGTCGAGCAGGTCATGCTAAATCTGATCCTGAATGCCATGGACGCCGTGCGTGGGGTGGCACCTGCCAGCCGCCGGGTGCAACTGCGCTCAGCCCGGCTGCCGGGCGGCGAACTGGAGGCCAGCGTGACGGACAACGGGCACGGAATCGCGCCGGAAAAACTCGACAGGATTTTCGATTCGTTTTTCACTACCAAAACTCAAGGGATGGGCCTCGGCTTGGCCCTTGCACGATCGATCGCCGAGTCGCACGGCGGACGACTCACGGCAGAGAACAATGCCGCGGGTGGTGCCACCTTCCGGCTCATCCTGCCGGTCCATGAGGGACCGGTCTCTCCCAACAAGCCATGA
- a CDS encoding FAD-dependent oxidoreductase, whose amino-acid sequence MNRRRSLSVFLCGLAATPGCRRQPDPSAASGEPAVVPAPAPPPVKDPEGLGLVPVDIDPAFEIRTITGLRPFRPAGFMVRREERDGKILVHNYGHGGGGMTLSWGSSHLATRQVESVSGVSCAVIGGGVMGLSTARLLQLRGAKVTLYTDQLPPETTSNVAGAQCWPVSVFDSSGRTPEFEAQYIEAAHFSFRYFQRLVSPRWGVRWGVRWIPNYYLGDRAQGSNWIDGPGGVLHDMQVGFKDFGPGEHIFPSTHARRFYTMMIEPSVYLPALLGEVQGAGAAIDIRRFANAEEVLRLPEQVIFNCTGLGARELFNDQELIPIKGQLSILMPQPQVNYNLISGPFYMFPRADGVVLGGTFNRNQWDLTPEDSVKKWVLEGQRAVFEQLRKNQQEFLAKK is encoded by the coding sequence ATGAATCGCCGTCGATCGCTTTCCGTCTTTCTCTGTGGCTTGGCCGCAACGCCCGGGTGTCGCCGACAGCCGGACCCATCCGCGGCTTCCGGTGAACCCGCAGTGGTCCCGGCTCCGGCTCCGCCACCTGTGAAGGACCCCGAGGGTCTCGGGCTGGTGCCGGTCGATATCGATCCTGCTTTCGAGATCCGCACGATCACCGGGCTGCGGCCTTTCCGGCCCGCCGGCTTCATGGTGCGCCGGGAGGAGCGGGACGGGAAAATCCTGGTGCACAACTACGGCCATGGTGGCGGGGGCATGACGCTTTCCTGGGGTAGCTCCCATCTTGCGACCCGGCAGGTGGAGAGCGTGTCCGGAGTATCCTGCGCGGTAATCGGTGGAGGGGTGATGGGCTTGAGCACGGCGCGGCTGCTGCAACTGCGCGGCGCGAAGGTGACACTCTATACGGATCAACTGCCGCCGGAGACGACTTCCAACGTGGCGGGTGCCCAATGCTGGCCGGTCTCTGTTTTCGACAGCAGCGGACGCACGCCCGAGTTTGAGGCGCAGTACATCGAGGCGGCTCATTTTTCCTTCCGCTACTTCCAGCGTCTGGTGAGTCCGCGCTGGGGCGTGCGCTGGGGCGTGCGCTGGATCCCGAACTACTATCTGGGCGATCGCGCGCAAGGGAGCAATTGGATCGATGGCCCCGGCGGGGTGCTGCATGACATGCAGGTCGGCTTCAAGGACTTCGGCCCCGGGGAACACATCTTCCCTTCGACGCATGCGCGGCGCTTCTACACGATGATGATCGAGCCTTCGGTTTACCTTCCCGCCTTGTTAGGCGAAGTGCAGGGAGCAGGAGCCGCTATCGACATCCGGCGCTTTGCAAATGCGGAGGAGGTGCTGCGCTTGCCGGAGCAGGTGATCTTCAACTGTACTGGACTCGGTGCGAGGGAGCTTTTCAATGATCAGGAGCTGATCCCCATCAAGGGCCAGCTGAGCATCCTGATGCCGCAGCCGCAGGTGAACTACAATCTGATCAGCGGTCCGTTCTACATGTTCCCGCGTGCCGACGGTGTGGTGCTGGGCGGCACTTTCAACCGGAACCAATGGGATCTCACCCCGGAAGACAGCGTGAAGAAGTGGGTGCTGGAGGGCCAGCGTGCGGTCTTCGAACAACTGCGGAAGAACCAACAGGAATTCCTGGCGAAGAAGTAG
- a CDS encoding response regulator transcription factor, which yields MKTAEHLEQSVYVVDDDEPLRTAVTRMLKSAGHRVKSFGSAAEFLLAREGPLRGCIVLDVRMPGPSGFELQAGLNRQAESVPVIFLTGHGDIPMSVRAIKAGAVDFLTKPVLRDTLLSAVDSALALDQERWSRDENRRAMADRLASLTPCELEVYRRVVEGQPNKQIAAEVGSAERTVKAHRARVMEKMGARSIAELVHIADSLASVAEETV from the coding sequence ATGAAAACCGCTGAACACCTGGAACAGTCGGTCTATGTCGTGGATGACGATGAACCACTGCGAACCGCCGTCACCCGGATGCTGAAATCCGCAGGCCATCGCGTAAAGTCCTTCGGCTCCGCGGCGGAATTCCTGCTCGCTCGCGAGGGGCCGCTGCGCGGCTGTATCGTGCTGGATGTCCGGATGCCGGGCCCAAGCGGTTTCGAACTTCAGGCAGGCCTGAACCGCCAGGCGGAATCGGTGCCCGTGATCTTTCTCACCGGCCACGGGGACATCCCGATGAGCGTGCGTGCGATCAAGGCCGGGGCCGTCGATTTCCTGACCAAGCCGGTGCTGCGGGACACGCTGCTATCCGCGGTCGATTCCGCCTTGGCTCTGGATCAGGAACGCTGGAGCCGTGACGAGAATCGCCGGGCCATGGCGGATCGTCTGGCCTCCCTGACGCCCTGCGAACTGGAGGTGTATCGCCGGGTGGTGGAGGGACAGCCAAACAAGCAGATCGCGGCGGAGGTCGGTTCCGCAGAGCGGACCGTGAAAGCTCATCGCGCCCGGGTCATGGAAAAGATGGGAGCACGATCGATCGCGGAGCTGGTACATATCGCCGACAGCTTGGCATCGGTGGCCGAGGAAACCGTCTAA
- a CDS encoding ABC transporter permease: MRAFLAVLGDSFRLLKARALFWISLVISVIAAVVYLSIGFDEKGMTVMFGAWSFESDMVKKGSEGAELVYLGIYTKFIVGWWLSWIAIVIALISCAPIFPEFMAEGSAGVALSKPLSRLRLFLYKYVGALLFMGIQATLFAVIVFFAIKLRIGHWMPSVLWSVPILLLVFSYLYAVTVLIGIRTRSVMAAVLLTILFWFTCFLAQLGEQMTHSIGVRGENPFTLGKMEQAEQQKWKTAHDIARLPYLLLPKTAETTALIERWMVMPDGKALDDATIKAARKGSMGEGLSEHAEEDLKRNPSWLVIGSSLGFEVFILGIAAWMFCRRDF; encoded by the coding sequence ATGAGAGCGTTTCTCGCGGTATTGGGAGATTCCTTCCGCTTGTTGAAGGCACGCGCGTTGTTCTGGATCTCGCTGGTGATCTCCGTGATCGCGGCGGTGGTTTACCTCTCGATCGGGTTCGACGAGAAAGGGATGACCGTGATGTTCGGCGCCTGGAGCTTCGAGAGCGACATGGTCAAGAAGGGATCGGAAGGTGCGGAACTCGTCTATCTTGGCATCTACACCAAGTTCATTGTCGGCTGGTGGCTGTCGTGGATCGCCATCGTGATCGCGCTCATCTCCTGTGCGCCGATTTTCCCGGAATTCATGGCCGAGGGATCCGCGGGGGTCGCCTTGTCAAAACCCCTATCCCGTCTCAGGCTTTTCCTTTACAAGTATGTAGGGGCGCTCCTGTTCATGGGGATCCAGGCAACCCTGTTCGCGGTGATCGTGTTTTTCGCGATCAAGCTGCGGATCGGCCACTGGATGCCGTCCGTCCTGTGGTCGGTGCCGATCCTGCTACTGGTGTTCTCGTACCTCTATGCGGTCACCGTGCTGATCGGAATCAGGACGCGATCGGTGATGGCAGCGGTCCTGCTGACGATCCTATTCTGGTTCACCTGCTTCCTGGCACAACTGGGCGAGCAAATGACCCACTCGATCGGAGTGCGGGGAGAAAATCCCTTCACGCTCGGCAAGATGGAACAAGCCGAGCAGCAAAAGTGGAAGACAGCTCACGATATCGCGCGGCTGCCCTATCTGCTGCTGCCCAAGACAGCCGAGACCACGGCGCTGATCGAACGCTGGATGGTCATGCCGGATGGCAAGGCACTCGACGATGCGACGATCAAGGCAGCCCGCAAGGGCTCGATGGGCGAAGGCCTCAGCGAGCATGCGGAGGAGGACCTGAAGCGGAATCCATCCTGGCTGGTGATCGGCAGCTCGCTGGGCTTCGAGGTCTTCATCCTGGGAATTGCGGCATGGATGTTCTGCCGCCGCGATTTCTGA